The Streptomyces sp. NBC_01197 genome window below encodes:
- a CDS encoding DUF397 domain-containing protein, with protein MTHSPELGTAHWRRSSYSNTNGGECVEITDDFPGIVPVRDSKNPTGPALIVQAAAWGSFVSSLKQQ; from the coding sequence ATGACCCACTCCCCCGAGTTGGGCACCGCCCACTGGCGCCGCAGCAGCTACAGCAACACCAACGGGGGCGAATGCGTCGAGATCACCGACGATTTCCCCGGCATCGTCCCCGTACGCGACAGCAAGAACCCCACCGGCCCGGCACTCATCGTCCAGGCCGCAGCCTGGGGTTCGTTCGTCTCCTCGCTCAAGCAGCAGTAG
- a CDS encoding helix-turn-helix domain-containing protein, which produces MTFKPQPLTPYLSARHYFGSEQRRHRERAGLSLVQLAGIVNSSKSTLARIETADLMPPPDIPSRLDMAFGTDDHFHGLYELARREIHPDQYQRYMDFEFRSEVIEQYGAQALPGLFQIEEYARELLRCQEDLSAEQVEERVTARMSRQERQRSEDPPFRWAIIDEAVLRRQVGGPACMREQLASLLEQVDTPNSKVQVMPFSAGPHSLLGGALTLLALPDGTSVAYEEGIQAGHLYEDPAAVKKWRRQYEVLRANSLPLAESAELIRTTMEDYRP; this is translated from the coding sequence GTGACGTTCAAGCCCCAGCCGCTCACCCCTTATCTCTCCGCCCGCCACTACTTCGGCTCCGAGCAGCGCCGTCACCGCGAGCGGGCCGGCCTGTCGCTCGTACAGCTCGCGGGCATCGTGAACTCCAGCAAGAGCACGCTGGCCCGGATCGAGACGGCTGACCTGATGCCGCCACCGGACATCCCCAGCCGGCTGGACATGGCCTTCGGGACGGACGACCACTTCCACGGGCTGTACGAGCTGGCCCGGCGGGAGATCCATCCCGACCAGTACCAGCGGTACATGGACTTCGAGTTCCGGTCCGAGGTGATAGAGCAGTACGGCGCGCAGGCACTGCCAGGCCTGTTCCAGATCGAGGAGTACGCACGGGAGTTGCTCCGTTGCCAGGAGGACCTGAGCGCCGAACAGGTCGAGGAACGCGTCACCGCACGCATGTCGCGGCAGGAACGCCAGCGTTCGGAGGACCCACCGTTCCGGTGGGCGATCATCGATGAGGCCGTGCTGCGACGACAGGTGGGCGGGCCTGCCTGTATGCGTGAGCAACTGGCTTCGCTGCTGGAGCAGGTGGATACTCCGAACAGTAAAGTTCAGGTGATGCCGTTCAGTGCGGGGCCACACTCGCTCTTGGGTGGCGCGCTGACTCTGCTGGCCCTGCCCGACGGCACTTCGGTGGCGTACGAGGAGGGCATCCAGGCCGGTCATCTCTACGAGGACCCGGCCGCGGTGAAGAAGTGGCGACGCCAGTACGAGGTACTGCGCGCCAACTCCCTCCCCCTGGCCGAGTCGGCGGAACTGATCCGGACCACGATGGAGGACTACCGACCATGA
- the nadA gene encoding quinolinate synthase NadA: protein MRVVTTAQPRQDLDVQPSPLALLLLGREADPKSERGVECPGDLPSPSDPDLVERARVAKEKLGDKVFVLGHHYQRDEVIQFADVTGDSFKLARDAAARPEAEYIVFCGVHFMAESADILTTDDQKVVLPDLAAGCSMADMATAEQVAECWDVLTDAGVADRVVPVSYMNSSADIKAFTGRHSGTICTSSNAKRALEWAFDQGEQVLFLPDQHLGRNTAVRDLGMSLDDCVLYNPHKPNGGLTAEQLRGAKMILWRGHCSVHGRFSLDSVNDVRERIPGVRVLVHPECKHEVVSAADEVGSTEYIIKALDAAPAGSKWAIGTELNLVRRVANAHPDKEIVFLDKTVCFCSTMNRIDLPHLVWTLESLAEGNLVNRIEVDPETEKYAKLALERMLALP from the coding sequence GTGCGTGTCGTGACCACCGCCCAGCCCCGTCAGGATCTCGATGTACAGCCCTCGCCGCTCGCGCTGCTGCTGCTCGGCCGGGAGGCCGACCCGAAGAGCGAGCGCGGTGTGGAGTGCCCGGGCGACCTGCCCTCTCCGTCCGACCCGGACCTGGTGGAGCGCGCCCGCGTGGCCAAGGAGAAGCTCGGGGACAAGGTCTTCGTGCTCGGCCACCACTACCAGCGCGACGAGGTCATCCAGTTCGCCGACGTGACCGGCGACTCCTTCAAGCTCGCCCGCGACGCGGCCGCCAGGCCGGAGGCCGAGTACATCGTCTTCTGCGGCGTGCACTTCATGGCCGAGTCTGCGGACATCCTGACCACCGACGACCAGAAGGTCGTGCTCCCCGACCTGGCGGCGGGCTGTTCGATGGCCGACATGGCCACCGCCGAGCAGGTCGCCGAGTGCTGGGACGTGCTGACCGACGCCGGCGTCGCCGACCGGGTCGTGCCCGTCTCGTACATGAACTCGTCCGCCGACATCAAGGCCTTCACCGGTCGGCACAGCGGCACCATCTGTACGTCGTCGAACGCGAAGCGCGCCCTGGAGTGGGCCTTCGACCAGGGCGAGCAGGTCCTCTTCCTCCCCGACCAGCACCTGGGCCGCAACACCGCGGTACGGGACCTGGGGATGTCGCTGGACGACTGCGTCCTCTACAACCCGCACAAGCCGAACGGCGGCCTCACCGCCGAGCAGCTGCGCGGCGCGAAGATGATCCTGTGGCGCGGGCACTGCTCGGTGCACGGGCGGTTCTCGCTGGACTCGGTGAACGACGTCCGCGAGCGGATACCCGGCGTACGGGTGCTGGTGCACCCCGAGTGCAAGCACGAGGTCGTCTCGGCGGCGGACGAGGTGGGCTCGACCGAGTACATCATCAAGGCGCTCGACGCGGCGCCCGCCGGTTCGAAGTGGGCGATCGGGACCGAGCTCAACCTGGTGCGCCGGGTGGCCAACGCGCACCCGGACAAGGAGATCGTCTTCCTCGACAAGACGGTGTGCTTCTGCTCGACGATGAACCGGATCGATCTGCCGCATCTGGTGTGGACGCTGGAGTCGCTGGCGGAGGGGAACCTCGTGAACCGGATCGAGGTCGATCCGGAGACCGAGAAGTACGCGAAGCTGGCGCTCGAGCGGATGCTGGCGCTGCCATAG
- a CDS encoding HesB/IscA family protein, translated as MSVSDEKTTVSDGILLSDAAASKVKALLDQEGRDDLALRVAVQPGGCSGLRYQLFFDERSLDGDVVKDFGGVKVVTDRMSAPYLGGASVDFVDTIEKQGFTIDNPNATGSCACGDSFS; from the coding sequence ATGTCCGTATCGGACGAGAAGACCACGGTGAGCGACGGCATCCTCCTGTCCGACGCCGCCGCGTCCAAGGTCAAGGCCCTGCTCGACCAGGAAGGCCGTGACGACCTCGCGCTCCGCGTCGCCGTCCAGCCCGGCGGCTGCTCGGGCCTCCGCTACCAGCTCTTCTTCGACGAGCGCTCGCTCGACGGCGATGTGGTCAAGGACTTCGGTGGAGTCAAGGTCGTCACCGACCGGATGAGCGCCCCGTACCTGGGCGGCGCCTCCGTCGACTTCGTGGACACCATCGAGAAGCAGGGCTTCACGATCGACAACCCGAACGCCACCGGCTCCTGCGCCTGCGGCGACTCGTTCAGCTGA
- a CDS encoding carbohydrate kinase family protein, translated as MRIAVTGSIATDHLMTFPGRFADQLVADQLHTVSLSFLVDNLDVRRGGVGANICFGMGQLGTAPILVGAAGSDFEEYRAWLDRNGVDTESVRISEVLHTARFVCTTDADHNQIGSFYTGAMSEARLIELQSVAERVGGLDLVLIGADDPEAMLRHTEECRTRSIPFAADFSQQIARMTGEDIRTLLAGATYLFSNEYEKGLIESKTGWTEDEILDRVGHRVTTLGSRGVRIDRRGEAPIVVGCAEEEAKVDPTGVGDAFRAGFLSGLSWGVGLERAAQVGCMLATLVIETLGTQEYTLRRANFMDRFTKAYGQDAAEEVQVHLQ; from the coding sequence GTGCGTATCGCAGTCACCGGCTCCATCGCCACCGACCACCTCATGACCTTCCCCGGCCGCTTCGCCGACCAGCTGGTCGCCGATCAGCTCCACACGGTCTCCCTCTCCTTCCTGGTCGACAACCTCGACGTGCGGCGCGGAGGCGTCGGCGCCAACATCTGCTTCGGGATGGGCCAGCTCGGTACGGCCCCGATCCTGGTCGGCGCGGCCGGCTCGGACTTCGAGGAGTACCGCGCCTGGCTCGACCGGAACGGCGTGGACACCGAGTCGGTCCGGATCTCCGAGGTCCTGCACACCGCCCGCTTCGTGTGCACGACGGACGCCGACCACAACCAGATCGGCTCGTTCTACACGGGTGCGATGAGCGAGGCCCGTCTGATCGAGCTCCAGTCGGTCGCCGAGCGCGTCGGCGGTCTCGACCTGGTGCTGATCGGCGCCGACGACCCGGAGGCGATGCTCCGCCACACCGAGGAGTGCCGCACCCGCTCGATCCCGTTCGCGGCCGACTTCTCGCAGCAGATCGCCCGGATGACCGGTGAGGACATCCGTACGCTGCTCGCCGGCGCGACGTACCTCTTCTCCAACGAGTACGAGAAGGGGCTCATCGAGTCCAAGACCGGCTGGACCGAGGACGAGATTCTCGACCGGGTCGGCCACCGGGTCACCACGCTCGGCTCCCGGGGGGTCCGGATCGACCGCCGGGGCGAGGCCCCGATCGTGGTCGGCTGCGCAGAGGAGGAGGCGAAGGTCGACCCGACGGGCGTGGGCGACGCGTTCCGTGCGGGCTTCCTGTCCGGGCTCTCGTGGGGCGTCGGCCTGGAGCGCGCGGCGCAGGTCGGCTGCATGCTGGCCACGCTGGTGATCGAGACGCTGGGTACGCAGGAGTACACCCTGCGCCGCGCCAACTTCATGGACCGCTTCACCAAGGCGTACGGCCAGGACGCGGCGGAAGAGGTCCAGGTCCACCTCCAGTAG
- a CDS encoding cysteine desulfurase/sulfurtransferase TusA family protein — protein sequence MSYFDAASSAPLHPVARQALQASLDDGWADPSRLYREGRRARLLLDAAREAAAEAVGCRPDELVFSSSGTRAVHSGIAGALSGRRRVGGHLVVSSVEHSSVLHSAAAHEASGGSVTEVPVGRTGAVAPGTYAAALTARTALACLQSANHETGTEQPVAEVADACRAAGVPLLVDAAQSLGWGPVEGDWSLLTASAHKWGGPAGVGLLAVRKGVRFVPQGPADERESGRAAGFENLPAIVAAAASLRAVRAGAAAESVRLRGLVDRIRASVGERVTDVEVVGDPVRRLPHLVTFSCLYVDGETLLHELDMAGFSVSSGSSCTSSTLTPSHVLRAMGVLSEGNVRVSLPLGVAEADVDRFLEVLPGVVRSVRERLGAGAGATQGPVRGAETAPPAEAEAAAAPDRAAAAGPGAGPAAELVVDALGKRCPVPVIELAKVIGDVPVGGVVTVLSDDEAARLDVPAWCEMRGQEYEGAHPVDGGTAFRVRRVS from the coding sequence GTGTCCTACTTCGATGCCGCGTCCTCCGCGCCCCTGCACCCCGTCGCACGTCAGGCCCTGCAAGCCTCCCTGGACGACGGCTGGGCCGATCCCTCCAGGCTGTACCGGGAGGGGAGGCGGGCGCGGCTGCTGCTCGACGCGGCCCGCGAGGCGGCGGCCGAGGCGGTCGGGTGCCGCCCGGACGAGCTGGTGTTCAGCTCGTCCGGCACCCGGGCGGTCCACTCCGGAATTGCCGGCGCACTTTCCGGCCGTCGGCGTGTCGGCGGCCATCTGGTGGTGTCGTCGGTCGAACACTCCTCGGTACTGCATTCGGCGGCGGCCCATGAGGCGAGTGGCGGTTCGGTGACCGAAGTGCCGGTCGGCCGGACCGGGGCGGTGGCCCCAGGCACTTACGCGGCCGCGCTGACCGCCAGGACCGCGCTGGCCTGCCTGCAGTCCGCCAACCACGAGACCGGCACCGAGCAGCCGGTCGCCGAGGTCGCCGACGCGTGCCGGGCCGCCGGGGTGCCGCTGCTCGTGGACGCCGCCCAGTCGCTGGGGTGGGGGCCGGTCGAAGGGGACTGGTCGCTGCTCACCGCCAGTGCGCACAAGTGGGGCGGGCCGGCCGGGGTGGGGCTGCTCGCCGTACGGAAGGGTGTGAGGTTCGTCCCCCAAGGCCCGGCGGACGAGCGGGAGTCGGGGCGGGCCGCCGGTTTCGAGAACCTTCCGGCGATCGTGGCCGCCGCGGCCTCACTGCGGGCCGTACGGGCCGGGGCCGCGGCTGAGTCGGTACGGCTGCGCGGTCTCGTGGACCGGATCAGGGCCTCGGTGGGCGAACGGGTGACGGATGTCGAGGTGGTCGGCGACCCGGTGCGACGGCTGCCGCATCTCGTGACGTTCTCCTGTCTCTATGTCGACGGGGAGACTCTGCTGCACGAGTTGGATATGGCCGGTTTCTCCGTGTCATCCGGTTCGTCCTGTACCAGCAGCACGCTGACGCCCAGTCACGTGCTGCGGGCTATGGGGGTGCTCTCGGAGGGGAACGTGCGCGTCTCGCTGCCGCTCGGCGTGGCGGAGGCGGACGTCGACCGGTTCCTGGAGGTGCTGCCGGGCGTGGTCCGTTCCGTACGGGAGCGGCTGGGCGCTGGGGCGGGCGCCACTCAGGGGCCGGTGCGGGGTGCGGAGACGGCGCCCCCCGCGGAAGCGGAAGCAGCGGCGGCACCGGACAGGGCGGCTGCCGCGGGGCCCGGGGCCGGCCCTGCGGCGGAACTCGTCGTGGACGCGCTCGGGAAGCGCTGCCCGGTCCCGGTCATCGAGCTGGCCAAGGTGATCGGGGACGTGCCGGTGGGCGGGGTGGTGACGGTGCTCTCGGACGACGAGGCCGCGCGGCTCGATGTGCCGGCGTGGTGCGAGATGCGGGGGCAGGAGTACGAGGGGGCGCACCCGGTCGACGGGGGAACCGCCTTCCGGGTGCGCCGCGTGTCGTGA
- the ctaC gene encoding aa3-type cytochrome oxidase subunit II, with product MSPNGSDRSSRRPMRRKLPQVLTAGLILVTATGCSYKDFPRLGMPTPVTEEAPRILSLWQGSWAAALATGVLVWGLIIWSVIFHRRSRTKVEVPPQTRYNMPIEALYTVVPLIIVSVLFYFTARDESKVLSLSAKPAHTINVVGFQWSWGFNYVEDVDGNPSTGNAAKTTELSDIPDRFTKEFPKGAEGVYDVGTPASRNPQTGNPGPTLWLPKGEKVRFVLTSRDVIHDFWVVPFLMKMDVVPGHTNSFEVTPNQEGTFLGKCAELCGVDHSRMLFNVKVVSPERYKQHLKDLATKHQNGYIPAGIAQTGHAKNAETNNL from the coding sequence GTGAGTCCCAACGGCTCCGACCGCTCGTCGCGGCGCCCGATGCGGCGGAAGCTGCCGCAGGTGCTGACTGCGGGCCTGATCCTTGTGACCGCTACCGGTTGCTCGTACAAGGATTTCCCCCGCCTTGGTATGCCCACCCCGGTAACGGAAGAGGCACCTCGGATCCTCTCCCTCTGGCAGGGCTCGTGGGCGGCAGCGCTCGCCACGGGCGTGCTGGTGTGGGGGCTGATCATCTGGAGTGTCATCTTCCACCGGCGAAGCCGGACCAAGGTGGAGGTACCTCCGCAGACCCGGTACAACATGCCGATCGAGGCGTTGTACACCGTGGTCCCTCTGATCATCGTCTCGGTGCTCTTCTACTTCACCGCGCGTGATGAGTCGAAGGTCCTCAGTCTCTCGGCGAAGCCCGCCCACACGATCAACGTGGTCGGCTTCCAGTGGAGCTGGGGCTTCAACTACGTGGAGGACGTGGACGGCAACCCGTCCACGGGCAACGCGGCGAAGACCACAGAGCTGTCCGATATCCCGGACCGCTTCACCAAGGAATTCCCCAAGGGAGCCGAAGGCGTCTACGACGTCGGCACGCCGGCCTCCCGGAACCCGCAGACCGGCAACCCGGGGCCGACCCTCTGGCTGCCCAAGGGCGAGAAGGTCCGCTTCGTTCTCACTTCGCGCGACGTCATCCACGACTTCTGGGTGGTGCCGTTCCTCATGAAGATGGACGTTGTCCCGGGCCACACCAACTCCTTCGAGGTGACCCCCAACCAGGAGGGCACCTTCCTGGGCAAGTGCGCTGAGCTGTGCGGCGTAGACCACTCCCGGATGCTCTTCAATGTGAAGGTCGTCTCCCCGGAGCGCTACAAGCAGCACCTCAAGGACCTGGCGACCAAGCACCAGAACGGCTACATCCCCGCCGGGATCGCGCAGACTGGCCACGCCAAGAACGCGGAGACGAACAACCTGTGA
- the ctaD gene encoding aa3-type cytochrome oxidase subunit I, whose translation MSILNEPQGAAAAGDSYESELPVRRKEPGNIVIKWMTTTDHKTIGTMYLVTSFAFFCIGGVLALVMRAELARPGTQIVSNEQFNQAFTMHGTIMLLMFATPLFAGFANWIMPLQIGAPDVAFPRLNMFAYWLYLFGSLIAVGGFITPQGAADFGWFAYSPLSDAVRSPGVGADMWIMGLAFSGFGTILGSVNFITTIICMRAPGMTMFRMPIFVWNVLLTAVLVLLAFPVLAAALFALEADRKFGAHVFDASNGGALLWQHLFWFFGHPEVYIIALPFFGIISEVIPVFSRKPMFGYIGLIAATISIAGLSVTVWAHHMYVTGGVLLPFFSFMTFLIAVPTGVKFFNWIGTMWKGSLSFETPMLWAVGFLITFTFGGLTGVILASPPMDFHVSDSYFVVAHFHYVVFGTVVFAMFSGFHFWWPKFTGKMLDERLGKITFWTLFVGFHGTFLVQHWLGVEGMPRRYADYLAVDGFTTLNTISTISSFLLGLSILPFLYNVWKTAKYGKKIEVDDPWGYGRSLEWATSCPPPRHNFTTLPRIRSESPAFDLHHPEIAALDQLENHGSGDKVLSGGKEAGK comes from the coding sequence GTGAGCATCCTCAACGAACCTCAGGGTGCCGCGGCAGCAGGCGACTCCTACGAGAGCGAGCTGCCGGTACGGCGCAAAGAGCCGGGAAACATCGTCATCAAGTGGATGACCACCACTGATCACAAGACGATCGGCACGATGTATCTGGTCACATCGTTCGCCTTCTTCTGCATCGGCGGTGTGCTGGCGCTCGTCATGCGCGCCGAGCTGGCCCGTCCGGGTACGCAGATCGTGTCGAACGAGCAGTTCAACCAGGCGTTCACGATGCACGGCACGATCATGCTGCTGATGTTCGCGACGCCGCTCTTCGCCGGGTTCGCGAACTGGATCATGCCGTTGCAGATCGGGGCGCCCGATGTGGCGTTCCCGCGGCTGAACATGTTCGCGTACTGGCTGTACCTCTTCGGCTCGCTCATCGCGGTCGGTGGTTTCATCACCCCGCAGGGCGCGGCCGACTTCGGCTGGTTCGCCTACTCCCCGCTGTCGGACGCCGTCCGGTCACCGGGTGTCGGCGCCGACATGTGGATCATGGGCCTGGCCTTCTCCGGCTTCGGCACGATCCTCGGTTCGGTCAACTTCATCACCACGATCATCTGTATGCGCGCCCCCGGCATGACGATGTTCCGTATGCCGATCTTCGTGTGGAACGTGCTGCTGACCGCCGTGCTCGTGCTGCTGGCCTTCCCCGTACTCGCCGCAGCACTCTTCGCGCTGGAGGCGGACCGCAAGTTCGGCGCTCATGTATTCGATGCGTCAAATGGCGGCGCGCTCCTATGGCAACACCTCTTCTGGTTCTTCGGCCATCCAGAGGTGTACATCATCGCGCTGCCATTCTTCGGAATTATTTCCGAAGTGATTCCGGTGTTCTCGAGAAAGCCGATGTTCGGATACATCGGCCTGATCGCAGCGACGATCTCGATCGCCGGGCTCTCGGTGACGGTGTGGGCCCACCACATGTACGTCACCGGCGGTGTGCTCCTGCCGTTCTTCTCCTTCATGACCTTCCTGATCGCGGTGCCGACCGGTGTGAAGTTCTTCAACTGGATCGGCACGATGTGGAAGGGCTCGCTGTCCTTCGAGACACCGATGCTCTGGGCCGTCGGCTTCCTGATCACCTTCACCTTCGGTGGTCTGACCGGCGTCATCCTGGCCTCGCCCCCGATGGACTTCCATGTGTCCGACTCGTACTTCGTGGTCGCGCACTTCCACTACGTGGTGTTCGGGACCGTCGTCTTCGCGATGTTCTCCGGATTCCACTTCTGGTGGCCGAAGTTCACGGGCAAGATGCTGGACGAGCGGCTCGGCAAGATCACCTTCTGGACGCTGTTCGTGGGCTTCCACGGCACGTTCCTGGTGCAGCACTGGCTGGGTGTCGAGGGTATGCCGCGGCGGTACGCGGACTACCTCGCCGTTGACGGCTTCACCACGCTGAACACCATCTCGACCATCAGCTCCTTCCTGCTGGGCCTGTCGATCCTGCCGTTCCTGTACAACGTCTGGAAGACCGCCAAGTACGGCAAGAAGATCGAGGTCGACGACCCGTGGGGCTACGGGCGCTCGCTCGAATGGGCGACGTCCTGCCCGCCGCCCCGGCACAACTTCACGACCCTTCCGAGGATCCGCTCCGAATCCCCGGCGTTCGACCTGCACCACCCGGAGATCGCGGCTCTCGACCAGCTCGAGAACCACGGCTCCGGTGACAAGGTCCTGTCCGGCGGCAAGGAGGCAGGCAAGTGA
- a CDS encoding cytochrome c oxidase subunit 4: MKVQGKMFIWLAVFILVVAVVYGVWSKEAAGTTALFMAFGLSIMIGFYLAFTARRIDAGAMDNKEADVADDAGEVGFFAPHSWQPIFLAVGGALAFLAIAMGWWLLYFSAPLVVVGLWGWVFEFYRGENQNQ, from the coding sequence GTGAAGGTCCAAGGCAAGATGTTCATCTGGCTGGCCGTCTTCATCCTCGTCGTGGCGGTCGTCTACGGCGTGTGGTCGAAGGAGGCAGCCGGAACGACGGCCCTCTTCATGGCCTTCGGGCTGAGCATCATGATCGGCTTCTACCTGGCCTTCACGGCCAGGCGGATCGACGCCGGCGCGATGGACAACAAGGAGGCCGACGTCGCGGACGACGCCGGTGAGGTGGGCTTCTTCGCCCCGCACAGCTGGCAGCCGATCTTCCTGGCCGTCGGCGGCGCGCTCGCCTTCCTGGCCATCGCCATGGGCTGGTGGCTGCTGTACTTCTCGGCCCCGCTCGTGGTGGTCGGCCTCTGGGGCTGGGTCTTCGAGTTCTACCGCGGAGAGAACCAGAACCAGTAG
- a CDS encoding L,D-transpeptidase, giving the protein MSHAPRIRTVLSCTLLVVSLGATATACGGSGSNPLSASPFDAADSISFNGPKGDGKADPDKPLEVTSKDDDGRITDVTATDSTGRQLAGELSADGKRWHSTVPLAAGVHYTVRVATEDDQGAPGNRTMAFDTKPASNRLNVTFGPKAGEYGVGQPVTAQLSAPVKDKKARAQVERALKVDSVPSVDGAWYWVDSKTLHYRPKEYWPAHATVSVHSNLNGIKVSDKLYGGAAKPLRLRTGDRLEAITDASAHEMTVKRDGHVINTIPVTTGKPGFSTRNGVKVVLGKTYYVRMTSSSIGIAAGSSDSYDLPVYYATQVTLSGEYVHAAPWSEGSQGSANTSHGCTGMSTSNAEWFFNHVRQGDIVSVVGSDGDTMTPFDNGYGDWNLSWAKWAKGSALTGGKQNTETPAQTARLRPAAL; this is encoded by the coding sequence ATGAGCCATGCACCTCGAATCCGTACGGTCCTGAGCTGCACGCTGCTGGTCGTGTCCCTTGGGGCAACGGCGACCGCGTGCGGCGGTTCCGGCAGCAATCCGCTCTCCGCCTCGCCGTTCGACGCGGCCGATTCGATTTCCTTCAACGGCCCCAAGGGCGACGGCAAGGCCGACCCCGACAAGCCGCTCGAAGTCACCTCCAAGGATGACGACGGCCGCATCACCGATGTGACGGCCACCGACAGCACAGGACGCCAGCTGGCAGGCGAACTCTCCGCCGACGGCAAGCGGTGGCACAGCACCGTTCCGCTGGCCGCAGGCGTGCACTACACGGTCCGGGTCGCCACCGAGGACGACCAGGGCGCACCCGGCAACCGGACGATGGCGTTCGACACCAAGCCCGCCTCCAACCGGCTGAACGTCACCTTCGGTCCCAAGGCGGGGGAGTACGGCGTGGGCCAGCCCGTCACCGCCCAACTCAGCGCCCCGGTAAAGGACAAGAAGGCCAGGGCGCAGGTCGAGCGCGCTCTGAAGGTGGACTCGGTGCCCTCCGTCGACGGCGCCTGGTACTGGGTGGACAGCAAGACGCTGCACTACCGGCCCAAGGAGTACTGGCCCGCGCACGCCACGGTCAGCGTGCACAGCAATCTCAACGGCATAAAGGTCAGCGACAAGCTCTACGGCGGCGCGGCCAAGCCGCTCAGGCTGAGGACGGGGGACCGTCTGGAGGCGATAACCGACGCCTCCGCCCACGAGATGACGGTCAAGCGCGACGGCCATGTGATCAACACCATCCCGGTGACCACCGGCAAGCCGGGCTTCTCCACCCGCAACGGAGTCAAGGTCGTACTGGGCAAGACGTACTACGTACGGATGACCAGTTCCAGCATCGGGATAGCCGCCGGCAGCTCCGACTCGTACGACCTGCCGGTCTACTACGCGACACAGGTCACACTCAGCGGTGAGTACGTGCACGCCGCGCCCTGGTCCGAGGGGTCGCAGGGATCCGCCAACACCAGCCACGGCTGCACCGGCATGAGCACGAGCAACGCCGAGTGGTTCTTCAACCACGTGCGCCAGGGGGACATAGTCTCGGTCGTCGGCAGCGACGGCGACACGATGACCCCGTTCGACAACGGCTACGGCGACTGGAACCTCTCCTGGGCCAAGTGGGCCAAGGGCAGCGCGCTGACGGGCGGAAAGCAGAACACGGAGACCCCCGCGCAGACGGCCCGGCTGCGGCCCGCCGCGCTCTGA